Proteins encoded by one window of Esox lucius isolate fEsoLuc1 chromosome 4, fEsoLuc1.pri, whole genome shotgun sequence:
- the LOC114839113 gene encoding protein FAM200A-like, giving the protein MGCIVLSTRVYFVQSSVVINFVRGTSSTQHRLFRQLVADSEEATHDDLLLHNDVRWLSKGKALDRFCALLGEVKAFLISSKSKTAADHLVFLEDEKFMSNVAFLTDIFGHLNNLNMQLQGKDKTIVDMVERLQAFTVKLGLLESDISTGRLLHFSTLKTQARRVTGLMGDFIKQLRANFSSRLEDFSVPNEVIAFVRDPLTTRPSGEFSTLVKTILPSLDEAKFEMELIDFQTTSLIKDAFRSAESLSAFWVACSEEYSTIKNLAFYVLTMFPFTYTCESAFSSMNAIKTYERNRLTHTNLENCLRISVTNVTPDIRSIVANERGQFSH; this is encoded by the coding sequence ATGGGCTGCATTGTCTTATCCACCAGAGTGTACTTTGTGCAAAGCTCAGTGGTCATCAATTTTGTCAGGGGTACATCAAGCACCCAGCACCGGCTTTTCCGGCAGCTTGTGGCAGATTCAGAGGAGGCCACCCACGACGATCTGCTGCTGCACAATGATGTGCGCTGGCTAAGCAAGGGCAAAGCGTTAGACCGCTTCTGTGCGCTACTGGGTGAGGTGAaggcattccttatatctagcAAGAGCAAGACAGCAGCAGATCACCTTGTCTTTCTGGAGGATGAGAAGTTCATGTCCAATGTTGCATTTTTAACTGACATATTTGGCCATTTAAACAATCTTAACATGCAGCTACAGGGAAAAGACAAAACCATCGTGGACATGGTTGAAAGGCTCCAAGCATTCACCGTCAAGCTGGGGTTGTTAGAGTCCGACATATCAACTGGCAGGCTTCTACATTTTAGTACACTAAAAACACAGGCAAGACGAGTGACTGGACTGATGGGAGACTTCATCAAGCAACTCCGAGCCAACTTCTCTTCTAGGTTGGAGGACTTTTCCGTCCCGAATGAAGTAATTGCTTTTGTGCGTGACCCTCTCACAACCCGACCTAGCGGAGAATTCTCCaccctggtcaaaacaatcCTCCCATCATTGGATGAGGCTAAATTTGAGATGGAGTTAATTGATTTCCAAACAACCTCTCTGATCAAAGATGCATTCAGATCTGCAGAGTCCCTGAGTGCCTTTTGGGTGGCATGCTCAGAGGAGTACAGCACAATCAAGAACCTTGCGTTTTATGTGTTGACAATGTTCCCTTTCACCTATACCTGCGAGTCTGCCTTCTCATCAATGAATGCAATAAAGACGTATGAGAGGAAtcgactgacacacacaaaccttgaGAACTGCCTGCGGATATCAGTAACAAATGTAACACCAGACATCCGAAGCATTGTAGCGAATGAAAGAGGGCAGTTTTCACATTAA
- the trim105 gene encoding tripartite motif containing 105 isoform X2 yields the protein MAAAANRQKQFNLTEDLTCPICCDLFTEPVMLGCMHHFCKRCISTYWRGLQTPVSCPQCRQGFTNKQFQTNYLVTAMVEKVRATTSDSYIKNVEKQLKESLEAHRQRREDFLTVIRRDKEKMDNIKRTGSELQARVQGEFQALHALIAEEEASVLEQLRREQEAALEQQQRHLEAVQEAIRQLENTMRFLHEAATCPDHRALAELPQLRAPVEVAPGPDLDLNAFSSRYMMPLQYITWRKMFKSLKPGPAPVTFDLDTAHPSIHVSRDRTMAVDCDDMAPYQPNSKRFLQCVNVLGAQGFQAGRHYWEVGVGSKAKWDLGVALDGVNRQSRVKLSPETGYWTLRLRHGDQYSAGTQPWTRLQVRCCPQRIGVFLDCEARRVSFYNADDMSLLFSFSNGPRGRVLPFFSPCISDANQKPQPIQLLHYPPPGLTD from the exons ATGGCAGCGGCTGCCAACCGACAGAAACAGTTCAATCTCACAGAAGACCTAACATGTCCCATCTGCTGCGACCTCTTCACGGAGCCGGTGATGCTGGGCTGTATGCATCACTTTTGTAAGCGCTGCATCAGTACCTACTGGAGAGGCCTCCAGACACCCGTGTCCTGTCCCCAGTGCCGCCAGGGGTTCACCAACAAACAGTTCCAGACCAACTATCTGGTGACAGCCATGGTGGAGAAGGTCCGGGCCACCACTTCGGACAGTTACATCAAGAATGTGGAG AAACAGCTGAAAGAGTCTTTGGAGGCCCATAGGCAGAGAAGAGAAGATTTCCTCACTGTTATACGCCGAGACAAGGAAAAAATGGACAACATCAAG AGAACAGGTTCCGAGCTGCAGGCGCGGGTCCAAGGGGAGTTTCAGGCTTTGCACGCACTTATTGCGGAGGAGGAGGCGTCCGTGTTGGAACAGCTGCGGAGGGAGCAGGAGGCGGCTCTGGAGCAACAGCAGCGCCACCTGGAGGCAGTCCAAGAGGCTATCAGGCAGCTGGAGAACACCATGAGGTTTCTGCATGAGGCTGCTACCTGCCCGGACCACAGAGCTCTAGCGGAG CTTCCCCAGTTACG GGCTCCAGTTGAAGTGGCACCAGGACCGGACCTAGACCTGAATGCGTTTAGCTCTAGATACATGATGCCTTTGCAGTACATTACCTGGAGGAAGATGTTCAAGTCTCTGAAACCCG GTCCGGCCCCGGTGACATTTGACCTGGACACCGCCCACCCTAGTATCCATGTGTCTAGGGATCGCACCATGGCGGTGGACTGTGACGACATGGCACCCTACCAGCCCAACTCTAAACGCTTCCTACAGTGTGTCAATGTCCTGGGGGCACAGGGCTTCCAGGCAGGGCGCCACTACTGGGAG GTGGGTGTGGGGAGTAAGGCTAAGTGGGACCTTGGTGTGGCACTGGACGGGGTTAACCGGCAGTCTCGGGTCAAGCTGAGTCCTGAGACTGGCTACTGGACCCTTCGGCTGAGGCACGGAGACCAGTACTCTGCCGGGACCCAGCCCTGGACACGGCTGCAG GTACGCTGCTGTCCCCAGAGGATTGGGGTTTTCTTGGACTGTGAGGCGAGGAGGGTGTCCTTCTACAATGCTGATGACATGAGTCTACTGTTCTCCTTCAGTAATGGCCCCCGAGGCAGGGTGTTGCCCTTTTTCAGTCCCTGCATCAGTGATGCCAACCAGAAACCACAGCCAATCCAGCTGCTGCACTACCCACCCCCCGGCCTGACTGATTAG
- the trim105 gene encoding tripartite motif containing 105 isoform X1 yields MAAAANRQKQFNLTEDLTCPICCDLFTEPVMLGCMHHFCKRCISTYWRGLQTPVSCPQCRQGFTNKQFQTNYLVTAMVEKVRATTSDSYIKNVEKQLKESLEAHRQRREDFLTVIRRDKEKMDNIKRTGSELQARVQGEFQALHALIAEEEASVLEQLRREQEAALEQQQRHLEAVQEAIRQLENTMRFLHEAATCPDHRALAELPQLRVEFFSRAPVEVAPGPDLDLNAFSSRYMMPLQYITWRKMFKSLKPGPAPVTFDLDTAHPSIHVSRDRTMAVDCDDMAPYQPNSKRFLQCVNVLGAQGFQAGRHYWEVGVGSKAKWDLGVALDGVNRQSRVKLSPETGYWTLRLRHGDQYSAGTQPWTRLQVRCCPQRIGVFLDCEARRVSFYNADDMSLLFSFSNGPRGRVLPFFSPCISDANQKPQPIQLLHYPPPGLTD; encoded by the exons ATGGCAGCGGCTGCCAACCGACAGAAACAGTTCAATCTCACAGAAGACCTAACATGTCCCATCTGCTGCGACCTCTTCACGGAGCCGGTGATGCTGGGCTGTATGCATCACTTTTGTAAGCGCTGCATCAGTACCTACTGGAGAGGCCTCCAGACACCCGTGTCCTGTCCCCAGTGCCGCCAGGGGTTCACCAACAAACAGTTCCAGACCAACTATCTGGTGACAGCCATGGTGGAGAAGGTCCGGGCCACCACTTCGGACAGTTACATCAAGAATGTGGAG AAACAGCTGAAAGAGTCTTTGGAGGCCCATAGGCAGAGAAGAGAAGATTTCCTCACTGTTATACGCCGAGACAAGGAAAAAATGGACAACATCAAG AGAACAGGTTCCGAGCTGCAGGCGCGGGTCCAAGGGGAGTTTCAGGCTTTGCACGCACTTATTGCGGAGGAGGAGGCGTCCGTGTTGGAACAGCTGCGGAGGGAGCAGGAGGCGGCTCTGGAGCAACAGCAGCGCCACCTGGAGGCAGTCCAAGAGGCTATCAGGCAGCTGGAGAACACCATGAGGTTTCTGCATGAGGCTGCTACCTGCCCGGACCACAGAGCTCTAGCGGAG CTTCCCCAGTTACG TGTTGAGTTCTTCTCCAGGGCTCCAGTTGAAGTGGCACCAGGACCGGACCTAGACCTGAATGCGTTTAGCTCTAGATACATGATGCCTTTGCAGTACATTACCTGGAGGAAGATGTTCAAGTCTCTGAAACCCG GTCCGGCCCCGGTGACATTTGACCTGGACACCGCCCACCCTAGTATCCATGTGTCTAGGGATCGCACCATGGCGGTGGACTGTGACGACATGGCACCCTACCAGCCCAACTCTAAACGCTTCCTACAGTGTGTCAATGTCCTGGGGGCACAGGGCTTCCAGGCAGGGCGCCACTACTGGGAG GTGGGTGTGGGGAGTAAGGCTAAGTGGGACCTTGGTGTGGCACTGGACGGGGTTAACCGGCAGTCTCGGGTCAAGCTGAGTCCTGAGACTGGCTACTGGACCCTTCGGCTGAGGCACGGAGACCAGTACTCTGCCGGGACCCAGCCCTGGACACGGCTGCAG GTACGCTGCTGTCCCCAGAGGATTGGGGTTTTCTTGGACTGTGAGGCGAGGAGGGTGTCCTTCTACAATGCTGATGACATGAGTCTACTGTTCTCCTTCAGTAATGGCCCCCGAGGCAGGGTGTTGCCCTTTTTCAGTCCCTGCATCAGTGATGCCAACCAGAAACCACAGCCAATCCAGCTGCTGCACTACCCACCCCCCGGCCTGACTGATTAG